gtATAATACGTTATATCATCTCATGCATAACCATAGCGACAATCATAATACTTACATATGTGTAGTTATAATATAATGTAGTTAattctcattagagtattagtatgctcaagaatggaaGAATCTAATATGATAGAATAAGCTGAGATGCTCGCAAAGACAATTTATCTGTTgattgaccatcaaaataaagtgttagcatatgtttacagtagcagacatactgATACTCCAATGACCGCTAGTTGTTATGAAGTTACAGAGTTACTTATCatcagctgtctaaagggtaccatcaaaataatcaatctgatatttacaataaaaatagttcaaagtttattatgattattattgctacttataagtggtctttgcccgctttaagtaaagtagcatcagaaaaatggcaagatatgagacttataatactttataactatgagaaaatataatccattgtaaaagtggatgcaacgtgtttgttgtgttataaatcatcatactcttaaaagctataaccacaaataagaaaatattataatatattaaaactgttattatgaatattcatgagatgatacaacatactATACgttttattataatgcattatgcaatcattataatgctttaagaatacctttataatgtattataaatacaggcttcataaaaAGTGTAGTTAtttttaggtatggggtaggttTAATGGATCTAAACTATGGTCAAGCATTAATATGtgattaataaatactaataaacagacactatgctagtaatatgcatgttcaTAAGCAACTACAATAGTTCATGTCAGTGAATAGTGTCATAATATTAAGAGTTATCAAATGTTGTGTGAGGCTGTGTGTCCCTATTTACGCAAATGCCAGTGAAAGGCAATCTATACATAATCATAATCTATCTTCACCACTCTGACCTAGAGCAGGATTAACATGTCAGTTCCTATCTAATTCATCCGTATATATCTGTCAAATCATCCTTCATAAAGCCTTTAATCCAAGGTGACAGTGAGGGTTGTCCCAGATGTACACTTGCTTTAAATAACATATTGAGTCAGTTATCCATAATTATGATGCTGTTAACTGTTGaagaaatgtacttttttttttttcaattcaaaactCTGCAGTAGCTATTGTCTTGATGTTGATTAAATAGAATAGATTAAAAACACTCAGGCTTTACTGAAGGTGGGAATATATACAACACATTAAAGCTCTCATCAGAAATcagtattgtttatttaatttaaaatattattttgacattttgttaaCATTACAGCTCAATCAAAACATAAACAGAGTGATTTAATTTGCAAAGTGCTTTTTATTGTTACGTTGCCTTGAATACATGCCTCTACAATCACAACAAAGCCAGTATAAGGAGTCCAACAGTAATTGAGTTAAGATATTTTTCCTTTTGCTGCATTTtaggaagaaaaaataaaaagcaaaaaaaaacaaaaaagaatcttATGCACCATTACGCTGGACTCGCTGGATGTACTGAAACTGGGACATGGTCTGTCCTCTCTCAAAACTGTCTTTTGGTTGAATCAATTTGGTTTTGTGAAAATACAAAAAGGAAAATtgacggaaaaaaaaaaattctgcaagtGGTAGCGGCCGCTCGTTTCCCTGGGCTGAACACTTTGTGGTGTCTGTGTCGTTGGTTGTAGTTGAAGCCCAGTGTACGTAGCTGCTTATCGTGTGTCATGGACGAGTGTTTACGCAGGGGACACAGAGCTGGAAGACACGGACGAAGCCTCTGTTTTGGATGCAGTAGTGGAGGCGCCCTCTTCCTCCTCGAAGGGGTTCTTGCCGCAGCACAAGGTGGTGATCATGCAGTGACGGAACTGCTTGTTCATGCAGATGTAGATGCATGGGTTGTAGACAGCAGCGGTCTTGGCAAAGAAGGCTGGCAGTGTCATGAAGACAGGTCCAAATTCGCTTCCCTGGTGGGTGAAGATATACCAGGCCACACTGGCATAGGGGATCCAGCAAATCAAGAAGCCGATGACCATGATGACGACCATGCGGGTGACCTCGCGCTCGGCCCTCTGGGTGGTCTCGGACTCCTGCTGCTGGGCAGCGGCTTCTTTGACGGTGCAGACGAGACGACCATAGCAGAAGAATATGACGATGAGCGGAATAATGAAGTGGACAATGAACATGTAGATGACAAAGGACTCGTTGTTGTAGCCTGGGGCACGAGTGTAATAGTCGACTCCACATGAGCACTGCATGCCCTCGGGGATGTAACGGGACCAGCCAACCAGGGGAGGCACGGCACAGGTGCAGGCCATGAACCAGGTGAAGACAACACCCATGATGGCGTGGTTCTCTCCGAAGCGGAAGTTGCTCACGGGCTTACAGACGACCATCCACCTCTCAAAGGCCAACACCACCAGGGACCAAAGGCCCATTTCACCACCCAGGGTTGCAAAGAAGCCTTCGAGGTTGCAGCCGACGCGTCCAAAAACAAAGTAGCCATGCAACGAGGTGTACATCGTTGTGGTGAAGCCACCGAACACCATGAAGAGGTCGGAAATGGCGAGGTTCAGCAGAATGTAGTTGAGAGGTGTACGCAGCTTCTTGTGCTCGATGGTGACGTACAGAGTGAGGAAGTTGACGGGGAAGCCAGTGATAATCAGGAAGAACATGTACGCGGCCAGGCAGGCGTATGCCCATGGCGCCACCAGGTAGTACTGAGGATAGTCGTACGGGCTCCTAACAATGCCGGTGGCATTGGACATAGGCACGTAGAACATATCTCCCTCTGTACCGTTCATTGTTGCGGTTGGATGTTGTGCTCAGCCCCTTTCTGTGGTAGTGTTTGGATGGCTCGGCAGGACTGTGGAGAAACGAGGCAGGACCGTGCTACGACTTGATGGGGCAAGTGTGAACCCCACTTTATAGAGACTCGCTTGGGATTATCTGATGTTTCCAGGCTGTCAGCATGAGTCTATTTAGGCCACAGCTAATAAAATAATCCCAGCCATCATTGCACTGCATATCTGGCAACTTCTCAAGTTATTAAGGTTGTACCTGCACAAGGCAGGTAAGTAgtcatagaaaaagaaaaaaaaaaaacactaacaggACTTTATTTGAGACATAAGGGCACACTTGTATGATGACATCAGTGAATCAACGATGAACTGgatttaactgaaaattgagtgtttaccGTTGTCCATTTGCATCATTACACacaattttcctatttaatactgtaaagctgctttgacacaactgTATAtgtaataaaggtgacttgacttccaTCAAATAGCATCCAATGAAGATGCCCCGAATTGGATTTGGACACATTTCAAAGTGCACA
The genomic region above belongs to Carassius auratus strain Wakin unplaced genomic scaffold, ASM336829v1 scaf_tig00023751, whole genome shotgun sequence and contains:
- the rho gene encoding rhodopsin; translated protein: MNGTEGDMFYVPMSNATGIVRSPYDYPQYYLVAPWAYACLAAYMFFLIITGFPVNFLTLYVTIEHKKLRTPLNYILLNLAISDLFMVFGGFTTTMYTSLHGYFVFGRVGCNLEGFFATLGGEMGLWSLVVLAFERWMVVCKPVSNFRFGENHAIMGVVFTWFMACTCAVPPLVGWSRYIPEGMQCSCGVDYYTRAPGYNNESFVIYMFIVHFIIPLIVIFFCYGRLVCTVKEAAAQQQESETTQRAEREVTRMVVIMVIGFLICWIPYASVAWYIFTHQGSEFGPVFMTLPAFFAKTAAVYNPCIYICMNKQFRHCMITTLCCGKNPFEEEEGASTTASKTEASSVSSSSVSPA